The proteins below are encoded in one region of Chrysemys picta bellii isolate R12L10 chromosome 4, ASM1138683v2, whole genome shotgun sequence:
- the DLL4 gene encoding delta-like protein 4 isoform X2, whose protein sequence is MAALRIFGLTFLLMILQQRVSGSGVFQLELHEFANSQGSLASGKPCSPHCRTFFRVCLKHFQAVVSPGSCTFGSIVTPVLGVNSFSVKETERFGSPIKLPFNFTWPGTFSLIIEAWHAPANYLPEAICLSGCTEQNGYCNKPGECICRPGWQGRYCDECIPHIGCRHGTCKTQWQCICDEGWGGLFCDQDLNYCTHHKPCKNGATCLNTGQGSYTCSCKPGFTGVDCEHEISECDSNPCRNGGSCTDMENGYHCLCPPGYYGAHCEHSALTCVDSPCFNGGTCLEKDQGASYTCRCPLGFTGSNCEKKVDRCTSNPCANGGHCFDLGQLRVCRCRAGFSGQKCEININECTRNPCSNGGSCHDLINDYTCTCLPGYTGRNCDIKTRDECASGPCQNGATCYDGLYNANFLCNCPYGFMGSRCEFPVYTVPVPYPPKPVPWIAISMGVGLVALLVLFCMIAMVIRQMRRHPEQDLETMNNLSDFQKDNLIPASQLKNTNKNKDLEVDCGLEKSNYKPKNHILDYNLVKDLPSRGTQEDKYYKSEKCLGEKPPLRLYSEKPECRISAICSPRDSMYQSVFVITEERNECVIATEV, encoded by the exons ATGGCAGCTTTGCGCATCTTTGGCTTGACGTTTCTGTTAATGATTTTGCAGCAG AGGGTGTCCGGCTCTGGCGTCTTCCAACTGGAGCTGCACGAATTTGCGAATAGCCAGGGGTCCCTGGCTAGCGGAAAACCGTGTTCGCCCCACTGTAGGACCTTCTTTCGCGTCTGTCTGAAGCATTTTCAGGCAGTGGTCTCTCCGGGTTCCTGTACTTTCGGGAGCATCGTCACACCAGTCCTGGGAGTAAACTCCTTCAGCGTCAAAGAAACAGAGAGATTTGGAAGCCCCATTAAGTTACCCTTCAACTTCACGTGGCCG GGAACTTTCTCACTGATCATTGAAGCCTGGCATGCTCCTGCAAATTACCTTCCAGAAG CCATCTGTCTGTCTGGTTGTACTGAGCAAAATGGATATTGCAACAAGCCAGGAGAGTGCAT ctgtCGTCCTGGCTGGCAAGGCCGTTATTGTGATGAGTGCATTCCTCATATAGGCTGCCGCCACGGGACTTGTAAAACACAGTGGCAGTGCATATGTGATGAAGGCTGGGGTGGCCTCTTCTGTGACCAAG ATCTCAACTACTGCACCCACCACAAACCATGCAAAAATGGAGCTACTTGTCTGAACACTGGCCAAGGCAGTTACACATGTTCATGCAAACCTGGTTTCACTGGTGTTGACTGTGAACATGAAATCAGCGAGTGTGACAGCAACCCCTGTAGGAATGGTGGTAGTTGCACG GATATGGAGAATGGCTACCATTGCCTATGCCCCCCTGGATACTATGGTGCTCACTGTGAGCATAGTGCCTTGACTTGTGTTGACTCACCTTGTTTTAATGGTGGCACATGCTTGGAAAAGGACCAAGGGGCCAGCTACACTTGCCGTTGCCCTCTCGGCTTTACAGGATCTAACTGTGAAAAGAAAGTGGATAGATGCACAAGCAACCCTTGTGCAAATG GTGGTCATTGCTTTGATTTGGGTCAACTCCGTGTGTGTCGCTGCCGTGCTGGTTTCTCTGGTCAGAAATGTGAGATAAACATCAACGAGTGTACCAGGAATCCATGTTCTAACGGGGGCTCTTGTCATGACCTGATCAATGACTATACctgcacctgcttgccaggctacaCAGGCAGGAACTGTGACATTAAAACCAGAGATGAATGTGCTTCTGGGCCATGCCAGAATGGGGCCACGTGCTATGATGGACTTTATAATGCTAACTTTCTTTGTAACTGTCCTTATGGCTTCATGGGCAGCCGTTGTGAGTTCCCGGTTTATACAGTGCCCGTTCCATATCCTCCTAAACCTGTTCCCTGGATAGCTATATCCATGGGTGTGGGACTGGTGGCTTTGCTTGTATTATTCTGCATGATAGCTATGGTCATCAGACAGATGCGGAGGCACCCAGAGCAGGACTTGGAGACAATGAACAATCTGTCTGATTTCCAGAAGGACAACCTTATTCCAGCTTCCCAGCTCAAAAACACCAATAAAAATAAAGACCTAGAGGTGGACTGTGGGCTGGAAAAATCAAACTACAAACCTAAGAACCATATATTGGACTATAACCTGGTAAAGGATCTGCCAAGCAGAGGGACACAGGAAGATAAATATTATAAAAGTGAAAAGTGTTTAGGAGAGAAGCCTCCCCTCCGATTATACAG TGAAAAGCCAGAATGTAGGATATCAGCAATATGCTCTCCAAGGGATTCTATGTACCAGTCTGTCTTCGTGATAACAGAGGAGCGTAACGAGTGTGTCATAGCCACAGAG
- the DLL4 gene encoding delta-like protein 4 isoform X1: MAALRIFGLTFLLMILQQRVSGSGVFQLELHEFANSQGSLASGKPCSPHCRTFFRVCLKHFQAVVSPGSCTFGSIVTPVLGVNSFSVKETERFGSPIKLPFNFTWPGTFSLIIEAWHAPANYLPEGSRAPAKEWLISQVSIRRPLAVGENWSQDEQSSSQTQLRFSYRVICSEHYYGDSCSRLCKRRNDTFGHYVCEPDGSVACLPGWTGEYCTEPICLSGCTEQNGYCNKPGECICRPGWQGRYCDECIPHIGCRHGTCKTQWQCICDEGWGGLFCDQDLNYCTHHKPCKNGATCLNTGQGSYTCSCKPGFTGVDCEHEISECDSNPCRNGGSCTDMENGYHCLCPPGYYGAHCEHSALTCVDSPCFNGGTCLEKDQGASYTCRCPLGFTGSNCEKKVDRCTSNPCANGGHCFDLGQLRVCRCRAGFSGQKCEININECTRNPCSNGGSCHDLINDYTCTCLPGYTGRNCDIKTRDECASGPCQNGATCYDGLYNANFLCNCPYGFMGSRCEFPVYTVPVPYPPKPVPWIAISMGVGLVALLVLFCMIAMVIRQMRRHPEQDLETMNNLSDFQKDNLIPASQLKNTNKNKDLEVDCGLEKSNYKPKNHILDYNLVKDLPSRGTQEDKYYKSEKCLGEKPPLRLYSEKPECRISAICSPRDSMYQSVFVITEERNECVIATEV; this comes from the exons ATGGCAGCTTTGCGCATCTTTGGCTTGACGTTTCTGTTAATGATTTTGCAGCAG AGGGTGTCCGGCTCTGGCGTCTTCCAACTGGAGCTGCACGAATTTGCGAATAGCCAGGGGTCCCTGGCTAGCGGAAAACCGTGTTCGCCCCACTGTAGGACCTTCTTTCGCGTCTGTCTGAAGCATTTTCAGGCAGTGGTCTCTCCGGGTTCCTGTACTTTCGGGAGCATCGTCACACCAGTCCTGGGAGTAAACTCCTTCAGCGTCAAAGAAACAGAGAGATTTGGAAGCCCCATTAAGTTACCCTTCAACTTCACGTGGCCG GGAACTTTCTCACTGATCATTGAAGCCTGGCATGCTCCTGCAAATTACCTTCCAGAAG GTTCTCGGGCCCCGGCCAAGGAGTGGCTGATCAGTCAGGTGTCGATCCGGCGGCCGCTGGCGGTGGGCGAGAACTGGTCCCAGGACGAGCAGAGCAGCTCGCAGACCCAGCTGCGGTTCTCCTACCGGGTGATCTGCAGCGAGCACTACTACGGGGACAGCTGCTCCCGCCTCTGCAAGCGCCGCAACGACACCTTCGGCCACTACGTGTGCGAGCCGGACGGCAGCGTGGCCTGCCTGCCGGGCTGGACCGGCGAGTACTGCACCGAGC CCATCTGTCTGTCTGGTTGTACTGAGCAAAATGGATATTGCAACAAGCCAGGAGAGTGCAT ctgtCGTCCTGGCTGGCAAGGCCGTTATTGTGATGAGTGCATTCCTCATATAGGCTGCCGCCACGGGACTTGTAAAACACAGTGGCAGTGCATATGTGATGAAGGCTGGGGTGGCCTCTTCTGTGACCAAG ATCTCAACTACTGCACCCACCACAAACCATGCAAAAATGGAGCTACTTGTCTGAACACTGGCCAAGGCAGTTACACATGTTCATGCAAACCTGGTTTCACTGGTGTTGACTGTGAACATGAAATCAGCGAGTGTGACAGCAACCCCTGTAGGAATGGTGGTAGTTGCACG GATATGGAGAATGGCTACCATTGCCTATGCCCCCCTGGATACTATGGTGCTCACTGTGAGCATAGTGCCTTGACTTGTGTTGACTCACCTTGTTTTAATGGTGGCACATGCTTGGAAAAGGACCAAGGGGCCAGCTACACTTGCCGTTGCCCTCTCGGCTTTACAGGATCTAACTGTGAAAAGAAAGTGGATAGATGCACAAGCAACCCTTGTGCAAATG GTGGTCATTGCTTTGATTTGGGTCAACTCCGTGTGTGTCGCTGCCGTGCTGGTTTCTCTGGTCAGAAATGTGAGATAAACATCAACGAGTGTACCAGGAATCCATGTTCTAACGGGGGCTCTTGTCATGACCTGATCAATGACTATACctgcacctgcttgccaggctacaCAGGCAGGAACTGTGACATTAAAACCAGAGATGAATGTGCTTCTGGGCCATGCCAGAATGGGGCCACGTGCTATGATGGACTTTATAATGCTAACTTTCTTTGTAACTGTCCTTATGGCTTCATGGGCAGCCGTTGTGAGTTCCCGGTTTATACAGTGCCCGTTCCATATCCTCCTAAACCTGTTCCCTGGATAGCTATATCCATGGGTGTGGGACTGGTGGCTTTGCTTGTATTATTCTGCATGATAGCTATGGTCATCAGACAGATGCGGAGGCACCCAGAGCAGGACTTGGAGACAATGAACAATCTGTCTGATTTCCAGAAGGACAACCTTATTCCAGCTTCCCAGCTCAAAAACACCAATAAAAATAAAGACCTAGAGGTGGACTGTGGGCTGGAAAAATCAAACTACAAACCTAAGAACCATATATTGGACTATAACCTGGTAAAGGATCTGCCAAGCAGAGGGACACAGGAAGATAAATATTATAAAAGTGAAAAGTGTTTAGGAGAGAAGCCTCCCCTCCGATTATACAG TGAAAAGCCAGAATGTAGGATATCAGCAATATGCTCTCCAAGGGATTCTATGTACCAGTCTGTCTTCGTGATAACAGAGGAGCGTAACGAGTGTGTCATAGCCACAGAG